The proteins below are encoded in one region of Podarcis raffonei isolate rPodRaf1 chromosome 8, rPodRaf1.pri, whole genome shotgun sequence:
- the LOC128420356 gene encoding transmembrane protein 116-like, with protein MSAAGGTAVVPKSPTLRLSWSMCQRHKRPSSSATWCLLMHTEVKFITGPHQHPCSVMFSYGIGVFFISFLASFIAILLVFLQVLLLQARALYKRFLNSTGYVGDQEWAMIKMVEQRVFLYPMIFFCCWGPAFILGIFRLTSLEHTRPYMGFCVLEALTASSQGLLNCAVYCWTQHTFRCMKRRACQDGETQTPLLRSQKRFYESTLPAAGRQVEAKSAAGSTAL; from the exons ATGAGCGCAGCTGGGGGCACTGCAGTAGtgcccaagtccccaaccctgcgcctaagctggtctatgtgccagcGCCACAAACGTCCGTCTTCGAgcgccacctg GTGCCTCTTGATGCACACGGAAGTCAAGTTCATCACCGGTCCCCATCAACATCCGTGCAGTGTGATGTTCTCTTACGGCATCGGAGTGTTTTTCATCTCATTCCTGGCCAGCTTCATTGCTATCCTG ttggtttttctgcaggttttgcTTCTCCAAGCCAGAGCGCTGTACAAGAGGTTTCTGAATTCAACCGGCTACGTGGGCGATCAGGAGTGGGCGATGATTAAGATGGTAGAGCAAAGAGTGTTTTTGTACCCCAtgatatttttttgctgctggggTCCAG CCTTTATCCTTGGAATCTTCAGACTGACATCTTTGGAGCACACCAGGCCGTACATGGGATTTTGTGTTTTAGAG GCCCTGACAGCGTCATCCCAGGGCCTCCTGAACTGCGCTGTTTACTGCTGGACCCAGCATACGTTCCGCTGCATGAAGCGCAGGGCCTGCCAAGACGGCGAGACCCAGACGCCGCTCCTGCGGTCCCAGAAGAGGTTCTACGAAAGCACGCTGCCCGCTGCTGGACGCCAGGTGGAGGCCAAGTCCGCTGCGGGCTCCACGGCGCTGTGA